In Nitrosococcus oceani ATCC 19707, the following proteins share a genomic window:
- a CDS encoding GMC family oxidoreductase, which produces MAITRRSFNRGLIVAGFTVAMGPFFSAADATVNSSRRRQLRVVDYIVVGGGAGGGPVAAQLAKAGYTVAVLEAGLDPEGQEALSIDPNTGIIYQVPAFAAVASEHPLLSWDFYVKHYSDPVQQARDSKFVPGKGILYPRGSALGGSTAHDAMLFIYPHNQDWDDIAEMTGDESWRASHMRKYFERLEKCEYCQPLAPGHGFRGYMNASLFDEQVFKLAPEIQDLAEAGQKNIPFEANDPRVAQGATGSIKTPMHIATKVRVSIREHLLDTRRKHQDKLFLITGALATKVLIRGKRAIGVEFMRGNNLYEADKFYDPNVQPSTFKLYARREVILSAGVFNTPQLLKLSGIGPATELNDFGIKAVADLPGVGRSLQDRYEISVVAELKRDLNLYKECLPSDPLIDPCLRAWLTGKWPGVQSPFYGPYANNAAYNGRIAKPNPEHTLLTWLRSKWPGVQSPFYGPYANNAAYNGRIAKSNPGSALPDLFLVGQATAFNGFVPDFSLMPFGGTWTWLILKAHTNNTAGTVTLKSNNPREMPEINFNYFQEGGKEDLQAVVKGVKLARSFLNEPQAKQHVSQELHPGSNIQTDEEISQYIRDQAWGHHASCTAKIGADDDPLAVLDSRFRVRGVKRLRVVDACAFPRVPGFFPVAAIMMIGEKAADVILEDAKRARRNTHELEMSDEEVSAYE; this is translated from the coding sequence GTGGCAATAACTCGAAGATCCTTTAATCGTGGACTGATCGTAGCAGGCTTCACAGTGGCCATGGGGCCATTTTTTTCGGCTGCGGATGCAACAGTGAACAGCAGCAGACGCAGGCAGTTAAGGGTCGTCGACTACATTGTTGTGGGAGGAGGCGCGGGCGGTGGCCCCGTTGCTGCCCAACTCGCGAAGGCGGGCTATACGGTGGCTGTGCTTGAAGCCGGCCTCGATCCCGAGGGGCAGGAGGCGCTAAGCATCGATCCGAACACGGGTATTATTTATCAAGTGCCGGCATTCGCCGCTGTTGCTTCGGAGCACCCTCTGTTGAGTTGGGATTTTTATGTTAAGCACTATAGCGACCCGGTCCAGCAGGCACGCGATTCAAAGTTTGTTCCTGGCAAGGGTATCCTGTACCCGCGCGGCAGCGCTCTCGGAGGGTCGACCGCTCACGACGCCATGCTCTTTATCTATCCTCACAACCAAGACTGGGACGATATCGCCGAGATGACCGGGGACGAGTCATGGCGAGCCAGCCACATGCGGAAGTACTTCGAAAGGCTGGAGAAATGTGAGTACTGTCAGCCCCTCGCGCCCGGCCATGGTTTTCGTGGTTATATGAACGCCAGCCTGTTCGACGAGCAGGTGTTCAAACTTGCTCCGGAAATCCAGGATCTAGCCGAGGCAGGTCAGAAGAATATCCCATTCGAGGCCAATGACCCCCGCGTTGCCCAGGGGGCTACAGGCTCAATCAAAACTCCCATGCATATTGCGACCAAGGTTAGGGTGTCGATCCGGGAGCATTTGCTGGACACGCGACGCAAACACCAGGACAAGCTTTTTCTGATTACAGGGGCCTTGGCCACGAAGGTCCTAATCCGTGGCAAGCGGGCGATCGGTGTTGAGTTCATGCGTGGTAACAATCTTTATGAGGCCGACAAATTCTACGATCCAAATGTCCAACCCAGCACCTTTAAACTTTATGCTAGGCGGGAAGTGATCCTCTCGGCTGGAGTATTCAACACGCCTCAGCTTTTGAAATTGTCTGGGATTGGTCCAGCGACGGAGCTCAACGATTTTGGCATCAAAGCCGTGGCTGACTTGCCAGGTGTCGGTCGGAGCCTGCAGGATCGTTACGAAATCAGTGTCGTCGCAGAGCTCAAGAGGGACTTGAACCTATACAAAGAGTGTCTCCCCTCTGACCCGCTGATTGATCCCTGTTTGCGGGCTTGGTTGACGGGCAAATGGCCAGGCGTCCAAAGCCCCTTTTACGGCCCGTATGCTAATAATGCCGCCTACAATGGCCGCATCGCAAAGCCGAATCCGGAGCACACCTTGCTGACTTGGTTGAGGAGCAAATGGCCAGGCGTCCAAAGCCCCTTTTACGGCCCATATGCTAATAATGCCGCCTACAACGGCCGCATCGCAAAGTCGAATCCGGGGAGCGCCTTGCCGGATCTCTTTCTGGTGGGTCAGGCTACCGCGTTTAATGGCTTCGTGCCGGATTTCTCGCTAATGCCTTTCGGTGGAACTTGGACATGGTTGATCCTCAAGGCCCACACGAATAACACTGCGGGTACCGTCACATTAAAGTCTAACAATCCGCGGGAGATGCCGGAAATCAATTTTAACTACTTCCAGGAAGGAGGGAAAGAAGATCTACAAGCCGTAGTCAAGGGAGTTAAGCTCGCGAGGAGCTTTCTCAATGAGCCACAGGCGAAGCAGCATGTGTCTCAAGAGCTACATCCGGGGAGTAATATACAGACGGATGAGGAAATCAGCCAATACATCCGAGACCAGGCATGGGGACACCATGCGTCGTGTACCGCCAAGATCGGGGCCGATGATGATCCCCTAGCCGTTCTGGATAGCCGTTTTCGCGTACGAGGTGTGAAGCGCCTGCGGGTGGTCGACGCCTGTG
- a CDS encoding c-type cytochrome, producing the protein MATQQRQSTSKTKNSRKPRGIFSLLIIGIIVVIAGYLIVRFVPEKPVDYEAIEEHFKYGSIGSEPVNGLPYWVWKVLPEMFPEKFPGKGGYASFGFIYEEGRDLPIGVSQRRVTGIDRVWLNCAVCHTGTLRKTKDSEARIISGMPANDFRLYLFIQFLREMALDNRFTSKNVMAKIEEMGGNLDPIEKVAYRYFIVDRVRAALFELGQQLNFLDRQYPWGPGRVDTFNPYKAIQFNFPMDKLPEEELIGPADYPSIWNQRPREGMYLHWDGNNPSVQERNKSAALGAGVTPVTIDLERLKRIEDWLWDFKPPAYPEPIDPAKAAEGKQLYTQYCAQCHGMQEGGQYLFDTGQFSRLGEVESITDIGTDPGRLNSYTELLSVNQNTLYVGYPWRFKNFRKTNGYANMPLDGLWLRAPYLHNGSVPTLRDLLEPVENRPKVFYRGYNVYDWKKVGFISDIAKEDGHEFFKFVTQVEGNSNAGHEGEAYGTFLSGMQKEAIVEYMKTF; encoded by the coding sequence ATGGCCACGCAACAGAGGCAATCAACGTCCAAGACCAAAAATTCCAGGAAGCCACGGGGTATTTTTAGTCTCTTGATAATCGGCATTATCGTTGTCATTGCTGGCTATCTCATTGTCCGTTTCGTTCCTGAAAAACCGGTGGACTACGAGGCTATCGAGGAACATTTCAAATATGGCTCTATTGGCAGCGAGCCTGTCAATGGGCTGCCCTATTGGGTTTGGAAAGTGCTTCCGGAGATGTTTCCCGAGAAGTTTCCAGGCAAGGGAGGGTATGCCTCCTTCGGGTTTATTTACGAGGAAGGCCGCGATTTGCCCATTGGCGTGTCGCAACGCCGGGTGACAGGGATTGACCGGGTGTGGTTGAACTGCGCGGTTTGTCATACTGGCACCCTGAGGAAAACAAAGGATAGTGAAGCACGGATAATTTCGGGAATGCCCGCCAATGATTTTAGATTGTACTTATTTATCCAGTTCTTGAGAGAGATGGCTTTGGATAATCGCTTTACCTCGAAAAATGTCATGGCGAAGATCGAGGAAATGGGCGGTAATCTCGATCCCATCGAGAAAGTGGCCTATCGCTATTTTATCGTGGACCGAGTGCGGGCCGCGCTATTTGAATTAGGGCAGCAACTAAATTTTCTTGATCGCCAATATCCCTGGGGACCCGGTCGGGTGGATACCTTTAATCCTTATAAAGCTATCCAGTTTAATTTTCCCATGGATAAATTACCCGAAGAGGAGTTAATTGGTCCAGCCGATTATCCTTCCATTTGGAATCAACGGCCACGGGAAGGAATGTACCTCCACTGGGACGGGAATAACCCTTCCGTTCAGGAACGTAATAAAAGTGCTGCCTTGGGTGCAGGGGTGACGCCGGTTACGATTGATCTGGAACGGCTTAAGCGTATTGAAGACTGGTTGTGGGATTTCAAACCTCCGGCTTATCCTGAGCCGATCGACCCGGCTAAAGCGGCTGAAGGCAAACAGCTCTATACCCAATATTGCGCCCAGTGCCATGGCATGCAAGAAGGAGGTCAGTACCTATTTGATACCGGGCAGTTTTCGCGGTTGGGAGAGGTAGAGTCTATAACGGATATTGGTACTGATCCGGGACGTCTTAATTCCTATACCGAGCTATTATCTGTTAATCAAAATACTCTCTATGTGGGTTATCCCTGGCGTTTTAAAAATTTTCGCAAAACCAATGGCTACGCCAATATGCCCTTGGATGGTCTCTGGTTACGGGCGCCCTATTTGCATAACGGTTCGGTGCCGACACTGCGGGATTTGTTGGAGCCCGTAGAGAATCGGCCGAAGGTGTTCTATCGGGGTTATAACGTCTATGACTGGAAAAAGGTAGGTTTTATCTCGGATATCGCCAAGGAAGATGGCCATGAATTTTTTAAATTCGTTACCCAGGTAGAGGGAAATTCTAATGCTGGCCATGAAGGCGAGGCTTATGGCACTTTCCTGAGCGGAATGCAAAAAGAAGCCATTGTCGAATACATGAAAACCTTTTAG
- a CDS encoding NADH:flavin oxidoreductase, whose protein sequence is MENDIIFQPLAFKNLTVKNRLFRSSISGRWDNYNGSGTQARINWEEKFARGGVGAIISSFAPVHIRGRIMPNYAMIDGDDKIPFWRKVGEKVHEYDCKFIVQLSHSGRQRDVPGVENLMNKGLSSTGNMDTFHGLLCQAMTLGEIKQTIQHFADSARRAREAGLDGVELHASHGYLFTQFLSSGINDRKDEYGGSLENRARFLLDVIHAIRKEVGDDYHLQVKINIVDENNALYPWEKWGNKPEEYVQICKWVEEAGTDGLHVSAGSLFPHPLVPPGGFPLDETNWWYGSMASSGVRGYMNYTVFHFKILRPLFLWLWNRTKKKYPIEGVSAELCKQVKDSVTIPVLNTGGYQDGKLIRKVISEGYCDGVAIARPLIANNDLPKVLEEGKDLPEKPCSFCNRCLLNAPANPLGCYDVRRYGNDHDAMIREVMTVYDPPPFH, encoded by the coding sequence ATGGAAAACGATATCATTTTTCAGCCTCTCGCGTTTAAAAACTTAACTGTCAAAAACCGGCTCTTCCGTTCCAGTATTTCCGGCCGCTGGGACAATTACAATGGCTCGGGAACCCAAGCGCGCATTAACTGGGAGGAGAAATTTGCCCGGGGCGGCGTAGGCGCCATCATCTCTTCTTTTGCGCCGGTTCATATCCGGGGCCGCATCATGCCTAATTACGCCATGATTGATGGTGATGACAAGATTCCCTTTTGGCGTAAGGTGGGGGAAAAAGTTCATGAATATGACTGCAAGTTTATCGTGCAGTTGAGTCATTCTGGACGCCAGCGGGATGTTCCTGGCGTTGAGAACTTGATGAATAAGGGATTGTCTTCAACCGGCAATATGGATACGTTTCATGGCCTGCTCTGTCAGGCCATGACCTTGGGAGAGATTAAGCAGACTATCCAGCATTTTGCCGATAGCGCGCGCCGGGCCCGGGAAGCGGGCCTAGATGGAGTGGAACTGCACGCTTCCCACGGCTATCTCTTTACTCAGTTTTTAAGCTCCGGCATTAACGACCGCAAGGATGAGTATGGAGGTTCATTAGAGAATCGGGCCCGTTTTCTTTTGGATGTGATTCATGCCATCCGTAAGGAAGTGGGGGACGACTATCATCTCCAGGTAAAGATCAATATTGTGGATGAAAACAATGCCCTCTATCCCTGGGAGAAATGGGGTAACAAGCCGGAGGAATATGTCCAGATTTGCAAATGGGTAGAAGAAGCGGGCACGGATGGATTACATGTTTCGGCGGGTAGCCTCTTTCCCCATCCCTTGGTCCCACCAGGGGGCTTCCCCTTGGATGAAACGAATTGGTGGTACGGGAGCATGGCTTCAAGCGGCGTGCGCGGGTACATGAATTATACGGTCTTCCATTTCAAGATCTTGAGACCACTATTTCTTTGGCTCTGGAATCGCACCAAGAAGAAGTACCCCATCGAGGGAGTCAGCGCCGAGCTGTGTAAGCAGGTTAAAGACAGCGTCACTATTCCAGTCCTTAATACCGGGGGTTATCAGGACGGTAAGCTGATCCGGAAAGTGATTTCCGAGGGATACTGTGATGGGGTGGCCATTGCCCGTCCACTGATTGCTAATAATGATTTGCCCAAGGTCTTAGAAGAGGGTAAGGATTTGCCTGAAAAACCTTGCTCGTTTTGCAATAGATGTCTCCTCAATGCGCCGGCTAACCCTCTGGGTTGCTACGATGTGCGCAGGTATGGCAATGATCATGACGCCATGATTAGAGAGGTGATGACTGTTTATGATCCGCCTCCTTTTCATTAG
- a CDS encoding alpha/beta hydrolase: MYMMSSRENFWAGERLSNKDQIKDVVLDDPDPAVDSPLIEEAIFFDMMKDKRLLLLIHGYNNEADDVCRAYSIIQDNVHRYLKGNYDDIVGYTWPGGSEPLNYYKARRRAGAVAPRVARWLAELTKVTQAIDVMDHSMGTRVILSALRMDTTARLHNLYSMASAVEDESIQYSREYFSSTKACDSVYVFHSRHDKVLRFAFKGAEWDRALGYSGPEDPALIMTHSPNVKVINCRQVIDSHGGYKYSESVYRFIARELKSSEAPQYSILE, from the coding sequence ATGTATATGATGAGCTCTCGAGAAAATTTCTGGGCTGGCGAAAGATTGTCTAATAAAGATCAAATCAAGGATGTGGTATTGGATGATCCCGATCCAGCGGTTGATTCCCCTCTCATAGAAGAAGCCATTTTCTTTGATATGATGAAGGACAAGCGGCTGTTGCTTCTCATCCACGGATATAACAATGAAGCAGATGATGTTTGCCGGGCATACTCGATTATTCAAGATAATGTACACCGTTACTTAAAAGGAAATTATGATGACATTGTCGGTTATACCTGGCCTGGCGGATCGGAACCACTGAACTATTATAAAGCAAGGAGACGGGCCGGAGCCGTGGCGCCGCGGGTCGCCCGCTGGCTTGCTGAACTGACCAAGGTGACCCAGGCTATCGATGTCATGGACCATAGCATGGGTACTCGGGTAATTTTGTCTGCTTTAAGGATGGACACCACCGCTAGGCTGCATAACTTATATAGCATGGCTTCGGCCGTTGAGGATGAGTCAATTCAATATTCAAGAGAATATTTTTCCTCCACCAAAGCCTGCGATAGTGTGTATGTTTTCCATTCAAGACATGACAAGGTGCTGCGGTTCGCCTTCAAAGGCGCGGAGTGGGACCGTGCGCTAGGATATTCCGGGCCTGAAGACCCGGCGCTGATCATGACCCATTCTCCGAATGTTAAAGTAATCAACTGCAGGCAGGTTATCGACTCCCATGGAGGATATAAATATTCAGAATCAGTCTATAGATTTATTGCTAGGGAGCTTAAGTCCAGCGAGGCGCCTCAGTATTCTATTTTGGAGTAG
- a CDS encoding RNA-guided endonuclease InsQ/TnpB family protein, with amino-acid sequence MHAKIKNRRLDSIHKFTTQVVRENAFIVVGNLSSSGLAKTKMAKSVLDAGWFMLKAQLDYKSKAMQAEFIDINEAYTTQACSCCGCISDSSPKGRAGLGIREWSCSECGAHHDRDVNAAMNILAAGHRRLAGGIPVL; translated from the coding sequence ATCCATGCCAAGATCAAAAATAGGCGTTTAGATTCTATTCATAAATTCACAACCCAAGTGGTTCGTGAAAACGCATTTATCGTTGTGGGTAATCTCAGCAGTTCCGGCCTTGCTAAAACCAAAATGGCCAAATCTGTTTTGGATGCAGGCTGGTTCATGCTGAAAGCTCAGCTTGATTATAAATCGAAAGCGATGCAAGCCGAGTTCATAGACATCAACGAAGCGTACACTACCCAAGCTTGTTCGTGCTGTGGCTGTATCAGCGACAGCAGTCCGAAAGGTAGGGCGGGACTTGGAATAAGAGAATGGTCATGCTCTGAGTGTGGAGCGCATCACGATAGAGACGTGAATGCAGCCATGAACATTCTCGCGGCGGGGCATCGCCGTCTCGCAGGAGGAATCCCCGTCCTTTAG
- a CDS encoding type I restriction endonuclease subunit R, which produces MTEEQLEQQCLAWFAEGGWELAHGSDLAPGRADYRQVWLLADLEAAIRRINPHLPESCIEQVVAVVGKPESLDTVVSNRAFHRLLLEGVPVEYKTLSSLSPWERAGVREREEKIVHDRALLIDFDDLNANRFRAINQFTLLGSKQLRRPDIICFINGLPLAVLELKSPHAENVDIWDAFHQLQTYKDEIPELFVFNEALVISDGYHARVGSLTANQERFMPWRTLKHEDDKPLLDWQLETLVRGFFDRELFLDYLRYFVIFETDSGRLSKKIAGYHQFHAVREAVKATVIAAQEPRQRWAGEKRATYADDLVPGSKKAGVVWHTQGSGKSLSMCCYAGKLLQQPEMNNPTLMVVTDRNDLDGQLFATFSAAKELLKQEPVQAEDRDTLRRLLAERASGGIIFTTVQKFALLDGENDHPILNDRHNIVVISDEAHRSQYGLKATLKKDGRYTFGYAKHMRDALPNASFIGFTGTPIANEDKDTRAVFGDYVSIYDIQDAVDDGATVPIYYESRLAKLDINRELIEKLSDQVEAVVEDEEDLGQREKTKGEWSRLEKLVGSGPRLKQVAADLVRHFEIRSQSMDGKAMIVAMSREICVHLYNEIVALRPDWHDPDPEKGAIKIVMTGSASDRPLLQPHLYNQQTKKRLEKRFKDIYDPLKLVIVRDMWLTGFDAPCCHTMYVDKPMKGHNLMQAIARVNRVFKNKPGGLVVDYIGIANALKQALKTYTDAKGKGEPTHSAEEAFAVLLEKLDIIHGLFAKTPQNAGFDYSSFEHEATRLLIPTANYILSLEGGKKRFLDTILAVNMAYSLCGTLEEARAYHKEVAFLSAVKAALTKHTRVDKKLTQEEKNSALKQILDNALVAEGVTDVFALCGLDKPNIGLLSEEFLEDVRRMPYKNFAVELLEKLLKDNIKAKTRNNVVQEKKYADRLQETLRQYNNRGIETAQVIEELIAMAKQFQAELERDEALGLNPDEVAFYDALANNESAVRELGDETLKKIAVEITDKLRRSTTVDWQVRESIRAKLRILVRRTLQRYKYPPDKAPEAVELILQQAEVLSDEKRNALTRKNG; this is translated from the coding sequence ATGACCGAAGAGCAACTGGAACAACAATGCCTGGCCTGGTTTGCCGAGGGCGGTTGGGAACTGGCCCACGGCTCCGATCTGGCGCCTGGGCGTGCTGATTACCGCCAAGTATGGTTACTGGCCGATCTGGAAGCGGCCATTCGCCGCATCAACCCCCACTTGCCGGAAAGCTGTATCGAGCAGGTAGTGGCGGTGGTTGGTAAGCCCGAAAGCCTGGATACCGTGGTCAGCAATCGAGCCTTTCACCGGTTACTGCTGGAAGGGGTGCCGGTTGAATACAAGACCCTATCCTCCCTCTCCCCCTGGGAGAGGGCCGGGGTGAGGGAAAGGGAAGAGAAAATAGTCCACGACCGGGCGTTGCTGATCGATTTCGATGATCTGAACGCCAACCGCTTCCGGGCCATCAATCAGTTCACCCTCTTGGGGAGCAAGCAACTGCGCCGCCCGGATATTATTTGCTTTATCAATGGCCTGCCCTTGGCGGTGCTGGAGCTGAAAAGCCCCCATGCCGAGAATGTGGACATCTGGGATGCCTTCCATCAGCTTCAGACTTACAAGGACGAAATCCCCGAGCTGTTCGTCTTTAACGAGGCGCTGGTAATCAGCGACGGCTACCATGCCCGGGTGGGTTCGCTTACGGCCAACCAGGAGCGCTTTATGCCCTGGCGCACTCTCAAGCACGAGGACGACAAGCCCCTGCTGGACTGGCAGTTGGAAACCCTGGTGCGGGGTTTCTTCGATCGGGAATTGTTCCTGGATTACCTTCGTTATTTCGTCATTTTCGAGACGGATTCCGGTCGCCTGAGCAAGAAGATTGCCGGTTATCACCAGTTCCACGCGGTGCGGGAAGCGGTGAAGGCCACCGTGATTGCCGCCCAGGAGCCCAGGCAGCGCTGGGCCGGTGAAAAGCGCGCCACCTACGCCGATGACCTGGTGCCGGGCAGCAAAAAGGCCGGCGTGGTCTGGCACACCCAGGGGTCCGGCAAGAGTCTTTCCATGTGCTGCTACGCGGGCAAGCTGCTGCAACAGCCCGAGATGAACAACCCGACCCTGATGGTGGTCACCGACCGCAACGATCTGGACGGCCAACTCTTCGCCACCTTCAGCGCCGCCAAGGAACTGCTGAAGCAGGAACCGGTGCAGGCGGAAGACCGGGATACCCTGCGCCGCTTGCTGGCCGAGCGGGCATCCGGTGGCATTATCTTCACCACGGTGCAGAAATTCGCCCTGCTGGATGGGGAGAACGATCATCCCATTCTCAACGACCGCCATAATATCGTGGTGATTTCCGACGAGGCTCACCGCAGTCAGTACGGCCTTAAGGCCACCCTGAAGAAGGATGGCCGCTACACCTTCGGCTACGCCAAGCACATGCGCGATGCCCTGCCCAATGCCTCCTTTATCGGTTTTACCGGTACCCCCATTGCCAATGAAGATAAGGATACCCGCGCCGTGTTCGGCGATTATGTGTCCATCTATGACATTCAGGATGCGGTGGACGATGGGGCTACCGTGCCCATCTATTACGAATCCCGGCTGGCCAAATTGGATATCAACCGGGAGCTGATTGAGAAATTATCCGACCAAGTGGAAGCAGTGGTGGAGGATGAGGAAGACCTCGGCCAGCGGGAAAAAACCAAGGGCGAGTGGAGCCGCCTGGAAAAGCTGGTGGGGTCTGGGCCGCGGCTTAAGCAGGTGGCTGCCGATCTGGTGCGGCACTTTGAAATCCGCTCTCAGTCCATGGACGGTAAAGCCATGATCGTGGCCATGAGCCGGGAGATTTGCGTGCATCTGTATAATGAGATTGTCGCCCTGCGCCCGGACTGGCACGACCCGGACCCGGAGAAAGGGGCCATCAAGATTGTGATGACTGGCTCCGCCTCTGACAGGCCCTTGTTGCAACCGCACCTTTACAACCAGCAGACCAAGAAACGACTGGAGAAGCGCTTCAAGGACATCTATGATCCCCTCAAGCTGGTGATTGTGCGGGATATGTGGCTCACCGGCTTTGACGCCCCTTGCTGCCATACCATGTATGTGGACAAGCCCATGAAAGGCCATAACCTGATGCAGGCCATTGCCCGCGTCAACCGGGTGTTCAAGAACAAGCCCGGCGGGCTGGTGGTGGACTATATCGGTATCGCCAATGCGCTCAAGCAAGCCCTGAAAACCTATACCGACGCCAAGGGCAAGGGCGAGCCGACCCACAGCGCGGAAGAAGCCTTTGCCGTGCTGCTGGAGAAGCTGGACATTATCCACGGGCTGTTTGCCAAGACACCCCAAAATGCTGGCTTTGATTACAGCAGCTTTGAGCATGAGGCGACCCGATTGCTGATTCCCACCGCCAACTATATATTGAGCCTTGAGGGCGGTAAGAAGCGTTTCCTCGATACGATTCTTGCTGTGAATATGGCCTACTCTTTGTGTGGCACCCTGGAGGAGGCCCGGGCCTATCATAAGGAGGTCGCTTTCCTATCGGCGGTGAAGGCTGCCCTTACCAAGCACACCCGCGTGGACAAGAAATTGACCCAGGAGGAAAAAAATTCCGCCCTCAAGCAGATCCTGGACAATGCCCTGGTGGCGGAAGGCGTGACCGACGTGTTTGCGTTGTGCGGATTAGATAAACCTAACATCGGCCTGCTCTCGGAGGAATTCCTCGAAGACGTGCGGCGGATGCCTTACAAGAATTTCGCCGTGGAGCTACTGGAAAAGCTGCTGAAAGACAACATCAAGGCCAAAACCCGCAATAACGTGGTGCAGGAGAAGAAATACGCTGATCGGCTGCAAGAGACCCTGCGCCAATACAACAACCGGGGCATTGAAACCGCCCAGGTGATAGAAGAGCTGATCGCCATGGCCAAGCAATTCCAGGCGGAACTGGAGCGCGACGAAGCCCTGGGCCTGAACCCGGATGAAGTAGCCTTCTACGATGCCCTGGCCAACAATGAGAGTGCGGTGCGGGAGTTGGGTGATGAGACGCTGAAGAAAATCGCCGTGGAAATCACTGACAAGCTGCGCAGGTCCACTACCGTGGACTGGCAGGTGCGGGAAAGCATCAGGGCAAAATTGCGGATTCTGGTGCGCCGAACGTTGCAACGGTACAAATATCCGCCGGACAAGGCCCCGGAAGCGGTAGAGCTGATTTTGCAGCAAGCCGAGGTACTATCGGATGAAAAGCGCAACGCGCTAACAAGAAAAAACGGGTAA
- the rhuM gene encoding virulence protein RhuM/Fic/DOC family protein, whose translation MNDQQIQIFTSNDGQAQLEVALEQGTVWLSQAQMSVLFDTSTDNIGLHLKNIYQEGELEEAATTEDFSVVRQEGTRQVRRRIKHYNLDAIISVGYRVSSKRATQFRQWATQVLKDHLVQGYTLNQRRLAERGIEFEQAVNLLSRTLANQGMVSAEGEAVAQVISDYARSWSLLQGYDEQHLTEIGIKQTDMLPLALDEALRAISELKQTLIAKDEATELFGQIRGDGLASALATIEQGFGDELFYPNVASRAAHLLYFVIKNHPLADGNKRTGSFLFLWYLQRNRHLLAKPVAQLINDNTLVALALLVAESLPDQKTLMIRLIEHFILLKEPAGHKD comes from the coding sequence ATGAATGACCAGCAAATACAGATTTTTACCTCAAACGATGGCCAGGCCCAGCTGGAAGTGGCGCTGGAGCAGGGAACGGTGTGGTTGAGCCAGGCGCAGATGTCAGTATTGTTCGATACCTCGACAGACAATATTGGCTTACACCTGAAAAACATCTATCAGGAAGGTGAGCTGGAGGAAGCGGCAACTACCGAGGATTTCTCGGTAGTTCGTCAGGAGGGCACGCGACAGGTTCGTCGCCGCATCAAACACTACAATCTCGATGCCATTATCTCCGTGGGTTACCGGGTCAGCTCCAAGCGCGCCACCCAGTTCCGCCAATGGGCCACCCAAGTCCTCAAAGACCATCTGGTACAGGGCTACACCCTCAACCAGCGCCGCTTAGCTGAGCGGGGCATCGAGTTCGAGCAGGCGGTGAATTTGCTCAGCCGCACGCTCGCCAACCAAGGCATGGTTTCCGCCGAAGGCGAAGCCGTGGCCCAAGTAATCAGCGATTACGCCCGCTCCTGGAGCCTGCTGCAGGGTTATGATGAACAACATTTGACAGAGATCGGCATTAAGCAGACCGATATGCTGCCGCTAGCGCTGGATGAGGCGCTGCGGGCCATTAGCGAGCTTAAGCAAACTTTGATCGCCAAGGACGAAGCCACCGAGCTGTTTGGTCAGATTCGCGGTGATGGGTTGGCCTCGGCCTTGGCCACCATTGAACAGGGCTTTGGCGATGAGTTGTTCTACCCGAACGTGGCAAGCCGCGCCGCCCACTTGCTCTATTTTGTGATCAAAAATCATCCCCTGGCGGACGGTAATAAACGGACAGGCTCATTTTTGTTTTTGTGGTATCTGCAACGCAACCGGCACCTATTAGCCAAACCGGTAGCACAATTGATCAATGACAACACCCTGGTAGCCCTGGCGCTGCTGGTGGCCGAAAGCTTGCCGGATCAGAAAACCCTGATGATCCGGCTTATTGAGCATTTCATTCTGCTTAAGGAGCCCGCCGGGCATAAGGACTGA